One genomic window of Leptotrichia shahii includes the following:
- a CDS encoding FtsZ/tubulin family protein, whose protein sequence is MDGVGIKVVGIGTVGNDILNKMMKKEIAEVEFVGIDANQGNLDKLNVGSKILVSEDLSEKVKSAFKNTNLVFILTEMSEKKNNEIACIVSEVAKTMGILTVVVVATSINSNGVTEEIKKLEEVSDTAIVLPLKKLVEADSSATFDKLFEKRDEIFIKNIEFITNLIKKQGIVNLDFDDVKIMLGNSGEGVMVFGKGEGQDKVKLATEQIINSPFIKNLPKARKILLSITAGADIGLTDLQEVTMIINEKFGADQINILWGYIMDVELEDKIEVEMLITDLKELL, encoded by the coding sequence ATGGACGGTGTTGGAATAAAAGTTGTCGGAATCGGTACAGTGGGAAATGATATCTTGAATAAGATGATGAAAAAAGAGATTGCGGAAGTTGAATTTGTGGGAATTGATGCAAATCAAGGGAATTTGGATAAACTGAATGTAGGATCAAAAATATTGGTTTCTGAAGATTTAAGTGAAAAAGTGAAGAGTGCATTCAAAAATACTAATTTAGTATTTATTTTGACAGAAATGTCTGAAAAGAAGAATAACGAGATAGCTTGCATTGTTTCAGAAGTTGCAAAAACAATGGGAATATTGACAGTGGTTGTAGTTGCTACATCAATTAATTCAAATGGAGTAACTGAAGAAATCAAGAAATTAGAAGAAGTTTCTGATACTGCTATAGTTTTGCCTCTTAAAAAATTAGTGGAAGCAGATTCTAGTGCAACTTTTGATAAATTATTTGAAAAAAGAGATGAAATTTTTATAAAAAATATAGAATTTATAACAAATCTAATAAAAAAACAAGGGATAGTGAATCTTGATTTTGATGATGTAAAAATAATGCTAGGAAATTCAGGGGAAGGTGTAATGGTATTTGGTAAAGGTGAAGGGCAGGATAAGGTAAAACTTGCTACAGAACAAATAATAAACAGCCCTTTTATAAAAAATCTTCCAAAAGCGAGAAAGATACTGTTAAGCATTACAGCAGGAGCAGATATTGGATTAACAGATTTACAGGAAGTAACTATGATTATAAATGAAAAATTTGGAGCAGATCAAATAAATATACTATGGGGATACATTATGGATGTTGAGCTTGAAGATAAAATTGAAGTGGAAATGCTGATAACAGATTTAAAGGAATTACTTTA
- a CDS encoding DUF6017 domain-containing protein: MEDGRKKIKSYKSCLEELRESTGYNEHMKLGNKIVAKTFDEIIKVLADVMVLNAEDTVTINQTKLPAYVVQERFRELDSLHMEYLVNALSENESKIRNVRAFILTAAYNAPSNMDAYYTALVSYDMRVGGY, translated from the coding sequence ATGGAGGATGGACGTAAAAAAATAAAATCATATAAATCTTGTTTAGAAGAATTAAGAGAAAGTACAGGATATAACGAACACATGAAGCTAGGTAATAAGATTGTTGCTAAAACCTTTGATGAAATAATAAAAGTTTTAGCTGATGTTATGGTATTGAATGCAGAAGATACAGTCACAATAAATCAAACAAAATTACCAGCATATGTTGTTCAAGAGAGATTTAGAGAATTAGATTCTTTGCATATGGAGTATCTTGTAAATGCTTTATCAGAGAACGAATCGAAAATAAGAAATGTAAGAGCTTTTATTTTAACGGCAGCATATAATGCGCCAAGCAATATGGATGCCTATTATACAGCACTTGTTAGTTATGATATGAGGGTAGGAGGTTACTGA
- a CDS encoding PcfB family protein, translating to MINEEISNRVVNIEVNVLKATYQEILSQVKKLQQRSKQHGGLDKLIKAEGNEVKLKDMVKKGQLEEINVKDGELKELKKELNKHGVKFSVMQDKETGTHAVFFQAKDTKVMNKAFQNVLSNIEKKEKNKESIHKNIEKFKEMAKNTISRDKVKNKQKEQGL from the coding sequence ATGATAAATGAAGAAATTTCTAATAGAGTAGTTAACATTGAAGTTAATGTATTAAAGGCAACTTATCAAGAAATCTTAAGCCAAGTAAAGAAGTTACAACAGAGATCAAAACAACATGGTGGCTTAGATAAACTTATCAAGGCGGAGGGAAATGAAGTAAAACTCAAAGATATGGTTAAGAAAGGTCAGCTTGAAGAAATCAATGTTAAAGATGGTGAATTAAAAGAACTAAAAAAAGAATTGAATAAACATGGTGTTAAATTCTCAGTGATGCAAGATAAGGAAACAGGTACACATGCTGTATTCTTCCAAGCAAAAGATACAAAAGTTATGAATAAAGCTTTTCAAAATGTGCTTTCAAATATTGAAAAGAAAGAGAAAAATAAGGAGTCAATTCATAAAAACATAGAGAAATTTAAAGAGATGGCTAAGAATACTATTTCTAGAGATAAAGTCAAGAATAAACAAAAGGAGCAGGGCCTATGA
- a CDS encoding heavy metal translocating P-type ATPase, whose translation MNNDNRYSSHNHHDYDDMDKLKHEHGITDEHGDHKDKNQEHHAGHDHSGHSGHAHHHHGSFKELFLKSLPLGIIIMLLVPLHGFELPFQFTFPYSDIVVAILSTILIIYGGRPFYQGAVDEFKQKKPGMMALVSLGLSVSYLYSIYAVIITYVTGEHVMDFFFEFASLLLIMLLGHWIEMKAIGEAGDAQAELAKLVPKDAHVVLEDDSIETRPVADLKVGDLIRVQAGENVPADGIIERGESRLNEALLTGESKAVKKGPGDEVIGGSTNGEGVLYIKVLETGDQSFISQVQTLISQAQSQPSRAESIAQKVAGWLFYIAVIVALIAFVVWMIIGDIPTAVIFTITTLVIACPHALGLAIPLVTARSTSLGASRGLLVKDRQALEIAQDADVMILDKTGTLTTGEFKVLDVKLLNDKYTKEEIIALLAGIEGGSSHPIAQSIISFAEQQNIRPASFDSIDVISGSGVEGKAGGHRYQLISQKAYGRNLDMDTPKGATLSVLVENDDAIGAVALGDELKPTSKELIKALKKNNIRPIMATGDNEKAAQGAAVDLGIEYRSNQSPQDKYELVKTLKDEGKKVIMVGDGVNDAPSLALADVGIAIGAGTQVALDSADVILTQSDPGDIESFIELAHKTTRKMKQNLFWGAGYNFIAIPLAAGILAPIGITLSPALGAILMSVSTVIVAINAMLLSLDPKNNG comes from the coding sequence ATGAATAATGACAACAGATATTCGTCTCATAATCACCATGATTATGACGACATGGATAAGTTAAAACACGAGCATGGAATCACAGATGAACATGGAGACCATAAGGATAAAAATCAAGAACATCATGCTGGGCATGATCACAGCGGGCACAGTGGGCATGCCCACCATCATCACGGAAGCTTTAAGGAACTTTTCTTAAAGTCATTGCCACTAGGAATCATTATTATGCTCTTAGTCCCTTTGCATGGATTTGAACTACCATTCCAGTTTACTTTTCCATATTCTGATATTGTAGTAGCTATTTTATCTACTATATTAATTATTTATGGTGGACGTCCATTCTATCAAGGTGCAGTTGACGAATTTAAACAAAAAAAACCTGGAATGATGGCACTCGTTTCTTTAGGTTTAAGTGTTTCATATTTATACAGTATTTATGCTGTGATCATTACCTACGTAACGGGTGAACACGTGATGGACTTTTTCTTTGAATTTGCTTCATTACTATTAATCATGCTATTAGGTCACTGGATTGAGATGAAAGCTATTGGAGAAGCAGGAGACGCACAAGCAGAATTGGCTAAGTTAGTGCCGAAAGATGCTCACGTTGTATTAGAAGACGATTCAATTGAAACACGACCAGTTGCTGACTTAAAGGTAGGTGATTTAATTCGTGTTCAAGCCGGAGAAAATGTGCCAGCAGACGGGATTATCGAGCGTGGCGAATCACGTTTAAATGAAGCTCTTTTGACTGGAGAATCAAAAGCAGTTAAAAAAGGCCCTGGCGATGAAGTAATCGGGGGCTCAACAAATGGAGAAGGGGTACTTTATATTAAAGTGCTTGAGACAGGTGATCAATCCTTTATCTCTCAAGTACAGACTTTAATTAGCCAAGCTCAAAGTCAGCCTTCCAGGGCAGAAAGTATTGCGCAAAAGGTTGCAGGGTGGCTCTTCTATATTGCTGTTATTGTCGCGCTAATTGCTTTTGTAGTGTGGATGATTATTGGAGATATCCCAACGGCAGTTATATTTACTATTACTACATTAGTTATTGCTTGTCCGCACGCATTGGGTCTGGCTATTCCATTGGTAACCGCCCGTAGCACAAGCTTAGGAGCTAGCCGTGGCTTACTAGTAAAAGACCGCCAAGCCTTAGAAATAGCTCAAGATGCAGATGTGATGATTTTAGATAAAACGGGTACTTTAACAACTGGTGAATTTAAAGTATTAGATGTAAAACTTCTTAATGACAAATATACAAAAGAGGAAATCATTGCCTTATTGGCAGGTATTGAAGGAGGATCTAGCCACCCAATTGCTCAATCAATTATAAGTTTCGCCGAGCAGCAAAATATACGTCCAGCATCTTTTGATTCGATTGATGTGATTTCCGGTTCTGGAGTAGAGGGTAAAGCAGGTGGGCACCGTTACCAATTAATCAGTCAAAAAGCCTATGGACGTAATCTTGATATGGATACTCCAAAAGGAGCAACTCTTAGTGTCTTAGTAGAAAACGATGATGCCATTGGTGCTGTAGCTTTAGGGGACGAATTAAAACCAACGAGTAAAGAGTTAATTAAAGCTCTTAAAAAGAACAATATTCGACCAATTATGGCAACAGGTGATAATGAAAAAGCGGCTCAAGGCGCGGCAGTAGATTTAGGGATTGAATATAGATCAAATCAATCTCCACAAGACAAATATGAGTTAGTTAAAACACTTAAAGATGAAGGAAAGAAAGTTATCATGGTAGGTGATGGTGTAAATGATGCTCCTTCTCTTGCCTTAGCAGATGTTGGTATAGCTATAGGTGCTGGAACTCAAGTTGCGTTGGATTCAGCTGATGTCATATTGACTCAATCCGATCCAGGAGATATTGAATCATTCATTGAATTAGCACACAAAACAACTCGTAAAATGAAACAAAACCTATTTTGGGGAGCTGGTTATAACTTTATAGCTATCCCTCTAGCTGCAGGAATTTTGGCTCCTATTGGTATCACATTAAGCCCTGCATTAGGAGCAATCCTAATGTCTGTGTCAACAGTCATCGTCGCCATTAATGCTATGTTATTAAGTTTAGATCCAAAAAATAACGGTTAA
- a CDS encoding CopY/TcrY family copper transport repressor — MSTIEFNTHITDAEWEVMRVVWANDRVTSKKIISVLKEKMDWTQSTIKTILGRLVEKGVLNTEQEGRKFIYTANIEEKEAVRDYVEDIFNRICNKKVGNVIGSIIEDHVLSFDDIDRLEKILEMKKSFALEEVDCNCPEGQCECHLHHH, encoded by the coding sequence ATGAGCACAATAGAATTTAATACTCATATTACAGATGCAGAATGGGAAGTCATGCGTGTAGTTTGGGCAAATGATCGAGTAACTAGTAAAAAAATCATTTCCGTATTGAAAGAAAAAATGGATTGGACACAATCCACTATCAAAACGATCTTAGGTCGATTAGTTGAAAAAGGCGTACTAAATACAGAGCAAGAAGGTAGAAAGTTTATTTACACTGCCAATATTGAAGAGAAAGAAGCTGTAAGGGATTATGTAGAAGATATTTTTAACCGTATTTGCAATAAGAAAGTCGGAAATGTAATAGGAAGCATCATTGAAGATCATGTTTTAAGCTTCGATGATATAGATCGACTAGAAAAAATATTAGAGATGAAAAAATCTTTCGCATTAGAAGAAGTGGATTGCAATTGTCCAGAAGGACAATGTGAATGTCATTTACATCATCATTAA
- a CDS encoding cell division protein FtsZ — protein sequence MKNTLNGVKIKIVALGKTGSNVINKMILNNIVKADFITIDTEKLNLDSSKAPKKIFVSSITSFEAMEDLRKQTEKEFQNADMVFIIAEMGEKTGTLLSSAVAEIAKSMNILTVAIVSKPFDFEDLNKIKLAKKGKERLKHFADTIIVIPYQRLNDLYINLPMANIYEKGEKAFVTIVKGILDLIKKQGIVNLDFADIKSILQNSGKTVLGFGKADGEDRVKKAVEQALNTPLLDRSIKGAGKILMNITSGNDIRLEEISQIVTAVAKSSENPALFLAWGTVFEETKFENPEDFEQKGSYVKVYLIATDFCD from the coding sequence ATGAAAAACACGTTAAATGGTGTAAAAATAAAAATAGTGGCTTTGGGAAAAACAGGAAGTAATGTAATAAATAAAATGATATTAAATAACATTGTAAAGGCTGATTTTATAACGATAGATACGGAAAAGCTGAATTTAGACAGTTCAAAAGCTCCCAAAAAAATATTTGTGTCGTCAATAACTTCATTTGAAGCGATGGAGGATTTAAGAAAACAAACAGAAAAAGAATTTCAAAATGCAGATATGGTGTTTATAATAGCTGAAATGGGAGAAAAAACAGGAACGCTACTTTCATCAGCTGTGGCAGAAATTGCGAAATCTATGAATATACTAACGGTTGCAATAGTATCAAAGCCTTTTGATTTTGAAGACCTGAATAAAATAAAACTTGCTAAAAAGGGGAAGGAAAGATTAAAACATTTCGCTGATACAATAATAGTTATTCCATATCAAAGATTGAATGATTTATACATAAATCTTCCAATGGCAAATATCTATGAAAAAGGAGAAAAAGCCTTTGTAACAATTGTAAAGGGAATACTGGACTTAATAAAAAAACAGGGAATTGTAAATTTGGACTTTGCAGACATTAAGTCTATATTGCAAAATTCAGGCAAAACAGTATTGGGCTTTGGAAAAGCAGACGGAGAGGACAGAGTAAAAAAAGCAGTAGAACAGGCACTAAATACCCCACTTCTAGATCGTTCAATAAAAGGAGCAGGAAAAATACTAATGAATATAACCTCAGGAAATGACATACGCCTAGAAGAAATCAGCCAAATCGTCACAGCAGTAGCCAAAAGTTCCGAAAATCCAGCCTTATTTCTCGCATGGGGAACAGTCTTTGAAGAAACTAAATTTGAAAATCCTGAAGATTTTGAACAAAAAGGGAGCTATGTAAAAGTATATTTGATTGCAACAGATTTTTGCGATTAA